The Falco naumanni isolate bFalNau1 chromosome 14, bFalNau1.pat, whole genome shotgun sequence genome includes a window with the following:
- the ZDHHC9 gene encoding palmitoyltransferase ZDHHC9, whose protein sequence is MSVMVARKKVVRKWEKLPGRNTFCCDGRIMMARQKGIFYLTLFLILGTCALFFAFECRYLAVQLSPAIPVFAAVLFLFAMATLLRTSFSDPGVIPRALPDEAAFIEMEIEATNGTVPQGQRPPPRIKNFQINNQIVKLKYCYTCKIFRPPRASHCSICDNCVERFDHHCPWVGNCVGKRNYRYFYLFILSLSLLTIYIFTFNIVYVALKSLKIGFLNTLKETPGTVLEVLICFFTLWSVVGLTGFHTFLVALNQTTNEDIKGSWTGKNRVQNPYSHGNIVKNCCEVLCGPLPPSVLDRRGILQQEESTAQEESCPRGSSTQEPTAAQDSGGQAEESRAPQKDGSLPHLSAVPAPSLSNAEMPEQKQLTSGELPVPSQNAGQAEH, encoded by the exons ATGTCGGTGATGGTGGCGAGGAAGAAGGTGGTTCGGAAATGGGAGAAGCTGCCGGGCAGGAACACCTTCTGCTGCGACGGCCGCATCATGATGGCCCGGCAGAAGGGCATCTTCTACCTGACGCTTTTCCTCATCCTCGGCACCTGCGCCCTCTTCTTTGCCTTTGA GTGTCGGTACCTGGCAGtccagctgtccccagccatCCCCGTGTTTGCAGCAGTTCTCTTCCTATTTGCCATGGCTACGCTCCTGCGGACGAGCTTCAGTGATCCTGGGGTGATCCCGAGAGCCCTGCCTGATGAGGCAGCCTTCATAGAGATGGAGATTG AGGCCACCAACGGTACCGTGCCACAGGGTCAGCGCCCACCCCCACGGATTAAAAACTTTCAAATCAACAACCAGATAGTGAAGCTGAAGTATTGCTACACATGTAAGATCTTCCGTCCGCCCCGTGCCTCTCATTGCAGCATCTGTGACAACTGTGTGG agCGCTTCGACCATCACTGTCCCTGGGTGGGCAACTGCGTGGGGAAGAGGAACTACCGCTATTTCTACCTCTTTATCCTCTCGCTCTCACTCCTCACCATCTACATCTTCACCTTCAACATAGTCTACGTAGCACTGA AATCTTTGAAGATTGGGTTTCTGAACACGTTGAAGGAAACCCCAGGGAC TGTACTGGAAGTGCTCATCTGTTTCTTCACCCTGTGGTCAGTGGTGGGGTTGACTGGGTTCCACACCTTCCTGGTGGCACTGAATCAGACAACCAATGAAGAT ATTAAGGGGTCCTGGACTGGGAAGAACCGCGTGCAGAATCCCTACAGCCATGGCAACATAGTGAAGAACTGCTGTGAGGTGCTCTGTGGGCCTCTGCCCCCCAG TGTCTTGGACAGACGGGGCATCTTGCAGCAAGAAGAGAGCACAGCTCAGGAGGAGTCATGCCCACGGGGGTCCAGCACTCAAGAGCCCACCGCTGCTCAGGACTCTggtgggcaggcagaggagagcagagctccACAGAAGGACGGCAGCCTTCCTCACTTGAGTGCT GTCCCTGCACCATCCCTGAGCAACGCTGAGATGCCGGAGCAGAAGCAGCTAACATCTGGGGAGCTCCCGGTCCCATCCCAGAATGCTGGGCAAGCAGAGCACTAG